The genomic window CTCTTCCACTGATTGACCTCTCACCGAAGGTGCTGTACTTTCTCCTGTGGGGTTAGGCGAGAGCATAGATGTGTAAGATGAGACTGATGGGGACGTAGGTCGGTCGATTGAAGCAGAAGTTATTGAAGGTGCAGGAGCAGAACCAGCAGAACCATTTGAAGTTGTCGAGGGGATTCTGGCAGAGTCGAAACTGCTTGCTCCGTAAACTGTAGCTCTCTTCGCTGCCCTCTGAGCCATGTATGCACTCTTGTATTTACCTACACCGCTATCCGTGGCTGAGGTATCGTTCGTAGCTGTAGTGACTAGCGAGGAACCTGTCTGATCCGGTACAATGGGTGAACTAGAAGCTTGAGAAAAAGTACGAGTCGCCGAAGGTGTCGTCTCTGTTGAAGGGATGgttggagaagatggcaAAGGAGGGGAGAAGGCGGAGTTTTTGACGGATCGAGGAGTCGGAGGTCTGATAGGTTCATCGCTGTTATTATTCATTTGATCTATCTTAGCTTGCCACTGGTTTCTGACCAGATCAACGGATTTGCTACTTTTCGTATGACCTGGTTTCCCACCCATCCCAAATCCCGATCCTACAcctcttcctgatcctgatctaGCTCTGCCCCCTTCCTCTGCTGTCGAAGGCGGGGAGCCATTATCTACAACCATCCTCGCTACTGCTTTCCTGATAGGTgtagaaggtggtgaaggtcTACCATCATTCTCTACCATAGATGCTAATGAGGTATAAGcggttgaggaagagagtgagtTGGGAATTTGTCTCTGAGCATTATTGCCATGTCTATCACCTGTCGGTGTACGATTGTTCAGTATCCTAGTCTGATAAGAGAATATACTGGGTGATCTTCCCAATCCTGATGTTGAGCGAGGTGGCGATACCTCGGCGTGTTGATCCATGTTTCCCGACATTGTCGTTGTGGTCAATTCGTTGGTCGGCCAGTCGTTGTCGTTGATTTCGCTGAGGGGATTATCGATTGTTGAttatgttgatgttgaggttATTGCGCTGGTGTTGTCGGACATTGCAGTGGGCCTGCAGATGTGTCTTGAGAGTTTGAATGTGATTATGTCGACATTAGGACattggtgttgatgatgatgatgatgatgatgatgatgatgatgatggaatgGGTGTCGATGATGGGTGGTCAGTGCGTTGAgaacacacacacacacacacacctAGGAGTACCCTCGtttcagcttcagctttgcTTACATGTTTTTGATTTTGTTCGACGCGTAGTATCTGTTTTACGTAATTTCACTAGCGTGCTTTTCAAGGTACGATTGAATGGACTACGCTTACATCTCCGTGGGTATGTTTCTGAATTTTCAACGAGGATTTTTGTTTTTGCTGTTGCCACCATAACAACTTTTGATTTTACCATCTACATACTCATCTGTTATAGGCATCGCCCTTCAGtcatatcccatcatcaacatctctcAAGATGGGTAAGCACGACAAGAAAACAGGCAAAGGTCGTTTGGATAAGTTCTATCGATTAGCGAAAGAACAAGGTTATAGAGCTCGTTCCGCTTTGTGAGTTTGATCATCAACGACCAAATCAAAACTTGATGATAGATATGCAATGCTAACCTACTGGTCTTTCATGATAATAGCAAGCTTGTCCACTTGAATCGAAAATATGATCTCTTGTCGAAATCCAAATGTGTTATCGATCTGTGTGCCGCTCCAGGAGGTTGGCTACAAGTAGCAGAGAAATACATGCCTAAaggatcattgatcattggtGTTGATCTAAACCCAATCAAACCTCTACCTCACGTAACGACTTTCGTATCGGATATCACTACACCTCATTGTCGACAGATGCTGAAACAGCATATGCACGATTGGAAAGCCGATTTGGTGATGCATGATGGTGCACCCAACGTCGGTTCAGCATGGGTTCAAGATGCTTTCACTCAAAACGAATTGGTATTACAATCTTTGAAGTTGGCTACGGAATTCTTGGTTAAAGGTGGTAATTTCGTCACGAAAGTGTTTAGATCTCAAGATTATAATTCTTTGATGTGGGTGTTTGGTCAGTTGTTCAAGAGTGTAGAAGCTACGAAACCCCCTTcgtcgaggtgagtagaaAGATTTTCCTTTTGCCCATTCCCAGCCTCATCATAATCCTTCCTTCACTCCTCGTTCCTATCCTCGTTGAGACCATGAAcctttcagctgatcagaTATATTATCAAATCAGAAACGTATCCGCAGAAATCTTCGTTGTCTGCCGAGATTTCATTGCTCCCAAGCACATTGATCCCAAATTCCTTGACCCCAAACATGTTTTCAAAGATCTCGCCCCATTGCCCACATCCATCACTGAACTCCCCAACACCACCGAAGAAGCTTCCGTAGCCGCTACTCAAGcctccacttccaccgcCGCAGCAGCTGCTGCCCGACTCGCCGCCAACTCACATGCCCATTCCAACGTCTTTGCTCCGGAGAAAAAGAGGAGACATAGAGAAGGTTACGCGGATGGTGATTATACGTTGTATCACACTGCAACAGCAAAGGAATTCATCAAGGGTGTGGATCCCGTACTGCTATTGGGTGGTATGAATAAGATTACTTTCGAGACTGATGAAGAAAAACAGTGAGTTACAGTCGTCCAGTCGAAACCTCACCATACCATAGTTCGTTCTGACCTGTATCGTGGTTTCGTAGATGGCTCAAATCTCGTCATACGACTCCCGATGTGGTTGCCAACTGTAACGATCTGAAAGTATTGGGTAAAGGCGATTTCAAGGCTTTGATGAAATGGAGATTAGCTATCAGGCTTGAAATCGGGTTAGATGTAAAGGCAGAGACTACTGCAGATGCAACCGAAGAAATCACCGTTGAACCTATAGATGAGGAGGAGCAGATCACGGAAGATGTAAGCCCTGgtctatatacatataccctACACATGTTGGAaaaaaagctgatgatgtcgTTTTAATAGTTGAAAAAACTACAAGAAGCCAAATCAGCCAGAACGAAACGAGAGCGTAAACGAGCcaatgagaagaaagccaaagaatTACTCAAACTTCAACTCAATATGACTGCTCCAGAAGATCTAGATACGAACGATCTAGCTTTGaaaggcgaagaagagatattcgatttggaggaaggtgaagccGAAGCGGCAAGACAAGGCAAATCTTCAAAGAAATCTTTAAGGGATATagtgaatgatgaagatggtatggattacgaatcatcagcttcctccgaagaaggggatgaggaagatgatgagattttagattcggatgaagagagggaaaggaagacTGCCatgttggaaggtgaattaGATGGATTGTATGAGACTTACAAAGAGAGAATGCAAGAGAGGGACGCTAaatggaaagtgaagaatgaaaggaaTAAAGATAAGAATTTCGATGCTTGGCATGGTATCAAGGAGAATaaatcggatgatgaagatgcggaagaagatgaacaagacgaagaaggtggttgGGATTTGGTACAAGGTAGAAAagcggatgatgaagattccGACTCTGATTCGGattctgatgaagatgaaggagaagatatagacgaagaagagatcaagaagccCAAGAAAGTCAAGAGCAGAAGTGTCAAGTTcgaacaagctcaacctaAATCCAGGAATAACACTTCCTTGGTCACTTCGTTACAAGAACCTGAGAAGAGAGCTCAAATGAGTAGACAAGCCCAGCTGTGGTTCGACCAATCCGTCTTCAAGGGTGTTGGTGATCTAGCTGCTCtcgatggtgatgatgaggatgaggatgaggatgaggatgaggaggatgagactgaagtcgaggaggaggat from Kwoniella botswanensis chromosome 3, complete sequence includes these protein-coding regions:
- a CDS encoding AdoMet-dependent rRNA methyltransferase SPB1, with translation MGKHDKKTGKGRLDKFYRLAKEQGYRARSAFKLVHLNRKYDLLSKSKCVIDLCAAPGGWLQVAEKYMPKGSLIIGVDLNPIKPLPHVTTFVSDITTPHCRQMLKQHMHDWKADLVMHDGAPNVGSAWVQDAFTQNELVLQSLKLATEFLVKGGNFVTKVFRSQDYNSLMWVFGQLFKSVEATKPPSSRNVSAEIFVVCRDFIAPKHIDPKFLDPKHVFKDLAPLPTSITELPNTTEEASVAATQASTSTAAAAAARLAANSHAHSNVFAPEKKRRHREGYADGDYTLYHTATAKEFIKGVDPVLLLGGMNKITFETDEEKQWLKSRHTTPDVVANCNDLKVLGKGDFKALMKWRLAIRLEIGLDVKAETTADATEEITVEPIDEEEQITEDLKKLQEAKSARTKRERKRANEKKAKELLKLQLNMTAPEDLDTNDLALKGEEEIFDLEEGEAEAARQGKSSKKSLRDIVNDEDGMDYESSASSEEGDEEDDEILDSDEERERKTAMLEGELDGLYETYKERMQERDAKWKVKNERNKDKNFDAWHGIKENKSDDEDAEEDEQDEEGGWDLVQGRKADDEDSDSDSDSDEDEGEDIDEEEIKKPKKVKSRSVKFEQAQPKSRNNTSLVTSLQEPEKRAQMSRQAQLWFDQSVFKGVGDLAALDGDDEDEDEDEDEEDETEVEEEDEDEESEQDEDEDVEMESDEEDEGSSTLQDDQDDEDFEIVPQEEEDDGTGWDVEDEDQDEVKRKIIKDKGLLTAEAVTLATSLVNRQITASQLIDQGFNKLSSFNKDGLPSWFLDDESKYYKPNIPITKEAVEALKARQRALDARPIKKVAEAKQRKKFKAVQRMEKAKKKADDVMGSEEMGDGEKARQVRRMLAKAARGKQKAAEKKIVVAKGVNRGVKGRPKGVKGKYKIVDSRMRKEVRALKRIKKANKKR